The Raphanus sativus cultivar WK10039 chromosome 6, ASM80110v3, whole genome shotgun sequence sequence TTTTGTACTGTATCTGGATTAGTAGCTGAGATCTTTTCATTTATCCACCAGCCCGTCCatttaccaaaacccaccagaCCATAGTTAATAAAAACACCGTCGCTACCTTGTAACGCTGCGACGTTAACAGAAGCTCCAAAACTTCTCATCCTGCAGAAAAGTAGGAACCCTTGCCAATCAAAATCTTGACTGATCCGTGAATCTTTCTCCATTATGTTCGTAAGCCACATCATATCCTTTACACTATGATCAACGATATCCAAAATTTCCCCTATCCCCCAAGTATCACATAAACGTTTTCGTTTGTCAGCACAAACAAACTGACCGGACCATTCATCCTGATTCTGTACATACTCTCCTAGAAGATAAACACAAATAAGACAGTACCCATTCCCCACAATTGAGCTGCTAGCTTCGTTGAATTTTAAAAGCCGGACAAACCAATTGATTCCTTGCCTCAAAAACCCATAACCCCACCTAGCTGAGAATTGTGGAGATAATGAACCCCTATTAATTTCCATTCTGAAAGCCAAATACCTCATTTTTTGTCCCTTATGCCAATGCCATCGTTGCACACTTTTTGTTTCCATGAAAATTAAATTCAGACCATACTTCAAATCTCCTGGTCCAAACCGGTCCTGAATCATATGTCCTATGCGTTTAAGAAAACCCCCATTCTCAACTGGTTCAACGGTCACTTTGTGATTCGTATGACTCATATCCACACTACCATTAACATATGCAAAACACCAAGACACCAGGCTTAGTAGATCATTCGAGTTTATTATATTCCATCGTTTGTCCTCTGTTGCTTCCAAATGATCTCTTTGTACCCCATCACAACTCagttttatcaattttaaaatccaAAGGACATACCTTATTTGTTGTGTACCATATACCTCTCTTGTCCATATATTCCATCGATACCAGTCACCAACCATAAACCAATTTAAAACCATCCTGCCAAAACTGTGATTTAATCCTACTACCTTTGCTGCCATAATAAAAAACCTCCATCCAGTTATTTTATTCCAATACCATTTCTCATGGTCAATACAATGAAGCAAAAGAAGGCCATCCAACAGCCAAAAAAACACAGAGACCAGAAACATGGTCCGTGTGTGGTTTAAAGAGACCCAACACAGCCATTGATCTCCAACCAAAGCCATAAACAGTGTCCACCATAACCAATAAACCTTTTTGATCACAAATACAGTCCAACCCTTATCCAAAATACCAAAAAGCTCAGAATAAACATGAGTGGAAACGCTAATAAGAATCACTGAGAACCACCAGTACCAATAATAAAAGAATCCATTTTTATTCCTTTGatataatttgaaattaagCATTGCAGAAAAACATGCAAACAGATATGATAAAACCAACAAGACCTTAGACCCAACGTGAGTACACATGCGCATGAAGCTTATGAAAAACCAAAGGCTATAAAGAACTAACGCCAAACCCAGGACCTGCTTACTGAATATTGAGAAGATGATATCCATAAAATTAAAGTTTCTGCTGTCCCCCTTTCGGATTTGAAGTACCCTTCTCCTCCATCTTTTTGGCACCACCTCCATGACGACCACCACTATGTCTCCTCGCAAAATATTTTGCCCATTAAAACCATATATTCCATAAAAGATATGACTGACCTCACAGCCACAATCCAGTCTCCAAATTGATACCTCTAATAACCCTTTCCGAGTCACATACAAATGGACTCGAATCTCTCCGATCTCCCTTGTCCAGATACGAATGGAGAAAACGGAAATAATACCAATTTTAATCTTGATGGTGACCCCAATTGTAATCCACTGTAATGATATTGAAGATTTCCTCAGCCTCGCAAGGATCCCCTTTCCATCTTTTGGATCAAACCACCCCTCCCAACAATTTAGTCGTACCCGTTGTTTCCTTTCTCTAGAGCCCCCTTCGTAAGCCCGATTTACTTCC is a genomic window containing:
- the LOC130496673 gene encoding uncharacterized protein LOC130496673, yielding MEVVPKRWRRRVLQIRKGDSRNFNFMDIIFSIFSKQVLGLALVLYSLWFFISFMRMCTHVGSKVLLVLSYLFACFSAMLNFKLYQRNKNGFFYYWYWWFSVILISVSTHVYSELFGILDKGWTVFVIKKVYWLWWTLFMALVGDQWLCWVSLNHTRTMFLVSVFFWLLDGLLLLHCIDHEKWYWNKITGWRFFIMAAKVVGLNHSFGRMVLNWFMVGDWYRWNIWTREVYGTQQIRYVLWILKLIKLSCDGVQRDHLEATEDKRWNIINSNDLLSLVSWCFAYVNGSVDMSHTNHKVTVEPVENGGFLKRIGHMIQDRFGPGDLKYGLNLIFMETKSVQRWHWHKGQKMRYLAFRMEINRGSLSPQFSARWGYGFLRQGINWFVRLLKFNEASSSIVGNGYCLICVYLLGEYVQNQDEWSGQFVCADKRKRLCDTWGIGEILDIVDHSVKDMMWLTNIMEKDSRISQDFDWQGFLLFCRMRSFGASVNVAALQGSDGVFINYGLVGFGKWTGWWINEKISATNPDTVQNGKIYEGVYNGIVDYVQWILYWIRDYYGLHQAYVLITRKSKIIYFNESS